In Halosimplex halophilum, the genomic stretch CGCAGGCGCGGCAGTAATGCATCGACCGGCACAGCGACGGCCCCTTCGGGTGGTCGCGCTCCGTGTCGGTCGACCCGCAGTAGGGACACGCGACGGCTGCCCCCGTGTCGTCCTCGGCGTCGACGCTCGGGTCCGACCCGCGACGCCCGACCGCGCCGTCGCGCCGTCCGTCGCCCATCAGACGCTCACCCCGAACTCCCGGAGCGCCGCCTTCCCGTCGTCGGTGACCAGGTCGAGCGTCCACTCGGGCGACCAGACGAGCCGCACGTCCGCCCGCTCGACGCCCTCGGCGCTCGCGGCCGCCCGTTCGACCTCGTCGGTGAGCATCGACCGGGCCGGACACCCCGTGTAGGTGAGCGTCATCTCGACCGCCGCGACGCCGTCCTCGACGGTCACGCCGTAGATCAGCCCGAGGTCGACGACGCTGACGGGCATCTCCGGGTCCTCGACCTCGCGCAGCGCCGCCCAGACCCGCGATTCGACGCCCGTCGCGTCCGCTCCCGTGGCCGGCAGTTCCCGCTCGCCGCCGGATTTCGTATCGCGATATGTGGTGTACGCGCACGCCGTCTGACCGGGGTCGGTCCCGTCACCGCCGACCGCGCGCCCGTCCGGAGTGTCGAGATCCGGGTCGCTCACGCGCGCTCACCCCGGAGGCGGCGGACTTCGCTGCGGCCGAGTTCCCGGTAGGTCCCGGTCAGTTCGTCGTGGAGGCGCGGCCAGTGGTCGGTGTGGCTCCCGTCGCGGCCGACGGCGGCCGGCAGCAGGTCGGCGGGGTCGTCACCGGGATCGAGCGGGACGGCCACGCCGTGGCCCTCCAGGAACGACCCGACGGTGTCGAGCCACTGTCGGCGCATCGCCGACAGCGACGCCCCGCGGAGCCCGTGCTCCCGGATCGCCCCGGCCCGCTCGCCCGGTTCCCACAGCGTCAGCGCGTGGGGGACGAGTCGGTCGACCGCCGACTGCACCCTGTCCCGACCGTCGTCGTCGGCGCAGAGCCGTTCGATCCACGTCTGGGCGTGGTCGAGGTGGTACGGTTCCTCGCCGCGGATCTTCTCGATCGGGTCGACGAGTTCGCGGATCCCGGACTCCGAGACCGCGTCCAGGCGCAGGTCCTCGGCGACGTCGTAGAGATAGCCCCGGACGACCGCGTCGGCCCAGTCGCCCTCCTCGAAGGGCAGCTCGACGAGCGTGCTGTGGCGGAAGGTGCCGGGGTCGCGCTCCCAGACGAGGTCCCGTTCGGTGTACCCCAGTTCGCCGAGCGCGTCGAACCACACGCGGGCGTGGCCGAGTTCGTCCTGCGCGACGTTCGAAAGCGCCAGGTCCGACTCCAGGGTCGGCGCGACGACCTGCCACTCCGTGTAGCGCTCGGCGAGGACGAACTCGTCGTCGGCCAGCCGCCGGAGCAGCGACTCGGCCGCCGCCCGCTCGTCCCCGTCGAGGGCGGCGAGCGGTCGCGGGTCGCCCATCAGTCGGTCCCCCCGGATCGTTCCGCTGCGGCCTGCTCGCGCTCGGAGTCGGCGACCTCCTCGGCGAACGTGGCGTCGACGTTGTACGTCGTCGCCCAGCGGTAGGCCTTGTCGGTCCGGCCGCCGAACGCGGCGTCGTCGGCGTCGACCTCGGTGACCGCCTCGCTCGGGACGACCCAGAGGCTCTCGGTCGTCATGCGGCGCCCGTGCTGAATCTGGGCGAACAGCGCCGCCAGTTCCCGGTCGGGGGCGTGCACGTCCCCGCAGTGGCGGTGGTAGTCGCCCCGGGACTCCTGGCGGAACATTTCCCAGCGCACGGTCAGTCACCTCCGGCCGCGACGGCGCCGTCGTCCGGGGCACTGCCGTCGCTCGACGCCAGCGCGTCGCGGACCCACGCGGCGGCTTCCCTGGCCTTCGCTCGCCCGTCGATCTGTTCGCGCCCTTCCGGGTACTCGTTGTTCGCGACGGCGAAGAACTCCTCCCAGTCGAGATCGTCCTCGACGACCTCGTAGTGGTCGCGGTCCTCGTGGTAGCGGATCCGGGGCTCGTCGGGGATCTCCAGGTTGTACTTGCGGGCTTTCGGGACGTAGGCGTTGAGGAACTGGTCGCGGAGTTCGTCGTTGCTCGCCGTCTTCAGCCCGACCTCGGCGGCGAAGTCGTGATGGGTGGACTGGTCGTCGGTCGGCCCGAAGAACTGGAGGATCCGCGGCCACCAGGTGTCGAACGCCTCCTGCAGCCGCCGCTGTTCGGCCT encodes the following:
- the paaE gene encoding 1,2-phenylacetyl-CoA epoxidase subunit PaaE — its product is MGDGRRDGAVGRRGSDPSVDAEDDTGAAVACPYCGSTDTERDHPKGPSLCRSMHYCRACDQPFEAMR
- the paaD gene encoding 1,2-phenylacetyl-CoA epoxidase subunit PaaD translates to MSDPDLDTPDGRAVGGDGTDPGQTACAYTTYRDTKSGGERELPATGADATGVESRVWAALREVEDPEMPVSVVDLGLIYGVTVEDGVAAVEMTLTYTGCPARSMLTDEVERAAASAEGVERADVRLVWSPEWTLDLVTDDGKAALREFGVSV
- the paaC gene encoding 1,2-phenylacetyl-CoA epoxidase subunit PaaC, which gives rise to MGDPRPLAALDGDERAAAESLLRRLADDEFVLAERYTEWQVVAPTLESDLALSNVAQDELGHARVWFDALGELGYTERDLVWERDPGTFRHSTLVELPFEEGDWADAVVRGYLYDVAEDLRLDAVSESGIRELVDPIEKIRGEEPYHLDHAQTWIERLCADDDGRDRVQSAVDRLVPHALTLWEPGERAGAIREHGLRGASLSAMRRQWLDTVGSFLEGHGVAVPLDPGDDPADLLPAAVGRDGSHTDHWPRLHDELTGTYRELGRSEVRRLRGERA
- the paaB gene encoding 1,2-phenylacetyl-CoA epoxidase subunit PaaB; amino-acid sequence: MRWEMFRQESRGDYHRHCGDVHAPDRELAALFAQIQHGRRMTTESLWVVPSEAVTEVDADDAAFGGRTDKAYRWATTYNVDATFAEEVADSEREQAAAERSGGTD